A region of the Lagopus muta isolate bLagMut1 chromosome 2, bLagMut1 primary, whole genome shotgun sequence genome:
TGACACCAGAATACCAGAATAGCTGTTTAttaaagataattaaaaaaaaaaaaaaagaggtaacacacataaattctctttttctgtcatcttttttttttctgagggaaGTTGACTCTAAAAGAGCACCTGGGGAACCCCAGGATGGAGGTGATACGGGACAGCAGCCCTACACAGGGACATCCTCATGGATGCGGACGCGGAGGGGACAGATGCGCAGCGCCTCAGGTGTTGCACCCACTGGTGTGCCTCCAACGTAGAAATAGGGGAAGACAGTGCCTCCAAACTTCTCATGGAAGGTGAAGATGTGCGTCTTGCAGTCGGCGTTGTAGAAGGAGAGCTCGCCTTCGTCGCAGTCCAGCTCGACGCGGATACGCACCAGGTCCCCCAGCGCCACCTCCGAGCGAGCCATGTTGGACGCCTGGCACATCTTGCTGTTCATCCCAGGAAGGCGATAGATATACCAGAACCCGGAACGCGCGTCATGGTGGAAGGTCCAATGGATGCCGCCACGCAGCTGGGCCACCCCGACCCTCCAGTTCGTGATGCCGCCCAGGTGTACTTCCCAAGTGTGGAAGCCGGTGGAGAATCCACGGGAACCCAGGATGCAGGGGGCCGAGGTGAAGCGCTCGGGGTTCTCCACCAGCAGCCTGTAGCTCCCGTTGGTGACGCTGGTCAGGTCTTCAGACACCGAGAGCCATCCTGCTGCCGAGTTGGGGTTGAAGCTGAAGGGGACTGGAGAGCGGACGTGTATTAGTGTTAGGGGTAagggcctcaagttgtgccaggggaggttcaggttggacattaggaaaaaattctctgaaagagcagtgctgcacagctgcccagggaggtggtggggtcaccgtccctggaggtgttccagaactgtggggatctggcactgagggacgtgggcagtgggcatggtggggtgggttggggttggacttggagatctcagagggcttttccaacctgaatgatgTGGTGATTCTAGGATTagacatggtggggatggacctgatgatcttggAGTTGTTTCCCAACCTTCTTGATACCATGAGTGGGTATAGTGGGGGTGGGTCGATGGTTGGACTAGAGGACCTTagagttccttccaaccttcatgatcCTACGAATCTCTGCATTAGGAGGGCTGAGCCCAGCTTGTCTAAGGAATGAGCGTTATGGATGAGCCCTGCAAGCAGGCAACTTACCCATAATCTCCTTTCTGGTGGCAACCAAAGGCACAAACCCACCCATGCATGGAAGAATGCATCCTTTGGGGCTGCCTTTTTTTGAGTGCAAGCACCCCAGAGCACCCCACGACTCTTGAACACATGGATGTGTTGAAAACATGGATGCTCCATGCCTTCAGTAGCATTGTcccgggctgcccagagccagggGCTGATCTCATCCTTGGACCACACTCCCTTCCCATTTCCTCACCGACAGTGATGATGTTCAGCATCTTCTTCCACACGTTGTACTGCAGTGAGCCCAGGTACTTGGCAGAATCGATGAGCATCCCCAAAGGCACAGCCTCTGGCTCCTCAGCCGTGCAGGCAATCCTAGAGCAGGAAATGAGAACAGGGATAGGATGGGGCTGCTGGCACCCTTTTATGCAGGGTCTTCCATAGCAGTACCCCACATCTCCTACCAGGCTGTCTTCCCTTtgtgtgagcagagcaggaggtcCTGTTCCAGCTCCAGGGCTCCCACCTTGCTCTCATCCCAGGGAGGGGGctaccccaaatcccccccccaGCAGGGACATTGGGTTATtggaacagggaggtggtgggatcacccttcctggaggtgttccagaaccgtggagatgtggcactgagggatacaGTCAGTGGGTATGGTGGGGAAGAGTTAATGAAGAGGTCTTTCCCAAACTCCATggttctaagattctatgatatgGGGACCTGTCTGGTCCCAGGACTCACCTGCGCTTACGGTTCTTGTGAGTCTGAAAGAGAAGGAGACAGCAGGCATCAAACTCTGCTTCTAAGGGTTACCAACACCCCAAGCCCGGTGCTGCTGTGCCCCGCGTGGCTGAGCCATGGGGACCCCATCAGGACTTTACCTTGAGGAAGGTATAGTCGTCCTCCTCGAGGTCAGCCTGGAGCTGTCGGGCTTCGCTGCGCACCGCCTGGCTGCTCTCCGCCAGCTGCTTCATCTTGCTCTCAATGaggctgtgtttgtgctgcttttcctcctgcagctgcgACAGCAGCGCCTTTTCCTCATCCCGCAGGAACTCGTGCAGCTTCTCAAATTCCCTCTTGATCTGCTCCTCCAGCCGCTTGGCTTCCACCTGCCCAGTTAAGGATGTTAAGGTAGCTCCTTGTGCCCAGCACCCCTGCAAT
Encoded here:
- the TRIM35 gene encoding E3 ubiquitin-protein ligase TRIM35 isoform X1, which gives rise to MLPAAARGAHRPARRRARCKRCHPSASSSARAMENEANSPSSSLAALVSPSTTPFKEELLCPICYEPFREAVTLCCGHNFCKGCISRSWEHRHHACPVCKETSSFDDLRINHTLNNLVEMILREEGWRQGRPAALCPLHHEEANLFCLDDKELVCFACQGSKQHEGHKMRPVQETAMDFRACDGPEGVSPPQAKLKNMETSLQDKVKDFGAVHRSYESISKHNKVEAKRLEEQIKREFEKLHEFLRDEEKALLSQLQEEKQHKHSLIESKMKQLAESSQAVRSEARQLQADLEEDDYTFLKTHKNRKRRIACTAEEPEAVPLGMLIDSAKYLGSLQYNVWKKMLNIITVVPFSFNPNSAAGWLSVSEDLTSVTNGSYRLLVENPERFTSAPCILGSRGFSTGFHTWEVHLGGITNWRVGVAQLRGGIHWTFHHDARSGFWYIYRLPGMNSKMCQASNMARSEVALGDLVRIRVELDCDEGELSFYNADCKTHIFTFHEKFGGTVFPYFYVGGTPVGATPEALRICPLRVRIHEDVPV
- the TRIM35 gene encoding E3 ubiquitin-protein ligase TRIM35 isoform X2, translating into MLPAAARGAHRPARRRARCKRCHPSASSSARAMENEANSPSSSLAALVSPSTTPFKEELLCPICYEPFREAVTLCCGHNFCKGCISRSWEHRHHACPVCKETSSFDDLRINHTLNNLVEMILREEGWRQGRPAALCPLHHEEANLFCLDDKELVCFACQGSKQHEGHKMRPVQETAMDFRAKLKNMETSLQDKVKDFGAVHRSYESISKHNKVEAKRLEEQIKREFEKLHEFLRDEEKALLSQLQEEKQHKHSLIESKMKQLAESSQAVRSEARQLQADLEEDDYTFLKTHKNRKRRIACTAEEPEAVPLGMLIDSAKYLGSLQYNVWKKMLNIITVVPFSFNPNSAAGWLSVSEDLTSVTNGSYRLLVENPERFTSAPCILGSRGFSTGFHTWEVHLGGITNWRVGVAQLRGGIHWTFHHDARSGFWYIYRLPGMNSKMCQASNMARSEVALGDLVRIRVELDCDEGELSFYNADCKTHIFTFHEKFGGTVFPYFYVGGTPVGATPEALRICPLRVRIHEDVPV